One genomic window of Bactrocera dorsalis isolate Fly_Bdor chromosome 4, ASM2337382v1, whole genome shotgun sequence includes the following:
- the LOC125778196 gene encoding putative nuclease HARBI1: MDFCHEVWRCLWPLYLKKFPMNEIQLREYIKGFESLGFPQVLGAIDGCHIEVRPAAEDAVDYYNYKGWYSTVLLALVDARCRFIYINVGSPGRCNDSSIFECSSLKKELVQSTIFKDMSRQISSINVPVVLLGDSAFKFDEHLMKPYPFCVNQSLDKKKFNYVLSKCRRVVENAFGHLKGRFRRVGKGLDNHIANTKIVIKACCVLHNFLNEENDEINEKWIAAQQIEKEAR, from the exons ATGGATTTCTGTCATGAAGTCTGGCGATGTTTGTGGCCTTTGTATTTAAAGAAATTCCCAATGAACGAAATTCAATTGCGCGAGTATATAAAGGGTTTTGAGTCATTGGGTTTCCCTCAAGTGTTAGGAGCTATAG atGGTTGTCATATAGAAGTGCGCCCAGCtgcagaagatgctgttgactACTACAATTACAAAGGCTGGTATTCCACAGTTCTTTTGGCTTTAGTAGATGCAAG GTGTCGCTTTATATACATCAACGTTGGTAGTCCAGGCCGTTGTAATGACTCTTCAATATTTGAGTGTTCATctttaaaaaaagagttggTACAATCTACTATATTTAAAGACATGAGTAGACAAATATCGTCAATTAATGTTCCAGTCGTTTTGTTGGGCGATTCTGCGTTCAAATTTGATGAACATTTGATGAAACCGTACCCGTTTTGTGTAAACCAATCattggataaaaaaaaattcaactatgTACTCTCGAAATGCCGAAGAGTGGTGGAGAATGCTTTCGGTCATTTAAAGGGAAGGTTTAGACGGGTTGGAAAAGGATTGGATAACCACATAGCCAACACGAAAATTGTCATAAAAGCGTGCTGTGTTTTGCATAACTTTTTAAATGAGGAAAAtgatgaaattaatgaaaagtgGATTGCAGCACAACAAATCGAAAAAGAAGCTCGGTAG
- the LOC125778197 gene encoding uncharacterized protein LOC125778197: protein MLLAGHEQEKQKIGPSGGSPSQWKYYEAVHQTLGGFKSFCPAELVEDSIMVDMDMEPIYIEADAEAESPLSSPGDGPSTSRGCARPSSSDALRKKKPTIMEEIKEDLFKATKATRIHKRFKK from the exons ATGCTTTTGGCTGGACATGA acaagaaaagcagaaaattgGCCCATCGGGTGGCTCCCCTAGTCAGTGGAAGTATTATGAGGCGGTCCACCAAACACTAGGcggttttaaaagtttttgtccCGCCGAACTTGTGGAAGACAGTATTATGG TTGACATGGACATGGAGCCAATTTACATTGAGGCCGATGCAGAAGCAGAGTCGCCGCTCTCAAGCCCAGGCGATGGACCTTCAACGTCGCGTGGTTGCGCTCGGCCATCGTCAAGCGATGctttaagaaagaaaaaaccaaCAATAATGGAAGAAATAAAGGAAGATTTATTTAAGGCGACTAAGGCGACAAGAATACATAAGCGATTCAAGAAGTGA